A genomic window from Macaca mulatta isolate MMU2019108-1 chromosome 19, T2T-MMU8v2.0, whole genome shotgun sequence includes:
- the ZNF793 gene encoding uncharacterized protein ZNF793 isoform X5: MAIKPKSVCAEKKLLKCNDCEKVFSQSSSLTLHQRIHTGEKPYKCIECGKAFSQRSNLVQHQRIHTGEKPYECKECRKAFSQNAHLVQHLRVHTGEKPYECKVCRKAFSQFAYLAQHQRVHTGEKPYECIECGKAFSNRSSIAQHQRVHTGEKPYECNVCGKAFSLRAYLTVHQRIHTGERPYECKECGKAFSQNSHLAQHQRIHTGEKPYKCQECRKAFSQIAYLAQHQRVHTGEKPYECIECGKAFSNDSSLTQHQRVHTGEKPYECTVCGKAFSYCGSLAQHQRIHTGERPYECKECKKTFRQHAHLAHHQRIHIGESLSPPNPVNHQVL; this comes from the coding sequence atggctATTAAGCCCAAGAGTGTCTGTGCAGAGAAGAAACTTTTGAAATGTAATGACTGCGAAAAAGTCTTCAGCCAGAGTTCATCCCTTACTCTTCatcaaagaattcatactggagagaaaccctataaatgtatagagtgtggaaaagccttcagccAGAGATCAAATCTTGTTCAGCATCAGAGgattcacactggagaaaaaccctatgaatgtaaggaatgtagGAAAGCCTTCAGTCAGAATGCACATCTAGTTCAACATCTGCgagttcatactggagaaaaaccttaTGAATGTAAGGTATGTCGAAAAGCCTTCAGTCAGTTTGCCTACCTTGCTCAACACCAGAGAgttcatacaggagagaaaccctacgaatgtatcgaatgtgggaaagcttttagCAACAGATCATCCATTGCTCAACACCAGAGAgttcatacaggagagaaaccctatgaatgtaacgTCTGTGGGAAAGCATTTAGCCTTCGTGCATACCTTACAGTACATCAGAGAATacatactggagagagaccctatgaatgtaaggaatgtgggaaggccttcagCCAGAATTCACACCTTGCtcaacatcagagaattcatactggagaaaagccTTATAAGTGTCAGGAATGTAGAAAAGCATTCAGCCAGATTGCCTACCTTGCTCAGCATCAAagagttcatactggagagaaaccctatgaatgtatcGAATGTGGGAAGGCTTTTAGCAATGACTCGTCCCTTACTCAACATCAGCgagttcatactggagagaaaccttacgaATGTACTGTTTGTGGAAAGGCTTTTAGTTACTGTGGATCCCTTGCccaacatcagagaattcatactggagagagaccctatgaatgtaaggaatgcaAAAAAACCTTCAGGCAGCATGCACACCTTGCTCATCACCAGAGAATTCACATTGGGGAGTCACTGTCACCACCCAACCCAGTCAATCACCAAGTCCTATAG
- the ZNF793 gene encoding uncharacterized protein ZNF793 isoform X3 has translation MLENYRILVSLGLCFSKPSVILLLEQGKAPWMVKRELTKGLCSGWEPICETEELTPKQDFYEEHQSQKIIETLTSYNLEYSSLKEEWKCEGYFERQPGNQKACFKEEIITHEEPLVDEREQEYKSWGSFHQNPLLCTQRIIPKEEKVHKHDTQKRSFKKNLMAIKPKSVCAEKKLLKCNDCEKVFSQSSSLTLHQRIHTGEKPYKCIECGKAFSQRSNLVQHQRIHTGEKPYECKECRKAFSQNAHLVQHLRVHTGEKPYECKVCRKAFSQFAYLAQHQRVHTGEKPYECIECGKAFSNRSSIAQHQRVHTGEKPYECNVCGKAFSLRAYLTVHQRIHTGERPYECKECGKAFSQNSHLAQHQRIHTGEKPYKCQECRKAFSQIAYLAQHQRVHTGEKPYECIECGKAFSNDSSLTQHQRVHTGEKPYECTVCGKAFSYCGSLAQHQRIHTGERPYECKECKKTFRQHAHLAHHQRIHIGESLSPPNPVNHQVL, from the coding sequence GCTGGGAGCCTATATGTGAGACTGAAGAATTAACCCCAAAGCAGGACTTTTATGAAGAACATCAATCCCAGAAGATAATAGAAACACTTACAAGCTATAACCTTGAATACTCCAGTTTGAAAGAAGAGTGGAAATGtgagggctattttgaaaggcaACCAGGGAATCAGAAGGCGTGTTTCAAGGAAGAGATAATCACTCATGAAGAACCCCTTGTTGATGAAAGAGAACAAGAATATAAATCTTGGGGAAGTTTTCATCAGAACCCACTGCTTTGTACACAAAGGATAATCCCCAAAGAGGAGAAAGTACATAAACATGACACACAAAagagaagctttaaaaaaaatttaatggctATTAAGCCCAAGAGTGTCTGTGCAGAGAAGAAACTTTTGAAATGTAATGACTGCGAAAAAGTCTTCAGCCAGAGTTCATCCCTTACTCTTCatcaaagaattcatactggagagaaaccctataaatgtatagagtgtggaaaagccttcagccAGAGATCAAATCTTGTTCAGCATCAGAGgattcacactggagaaaaaccctatgaatgtaaggaatgtagGAAAGCCTTCAGTCAGAATGCACATCTAGTTCAACATCTGCgagttcatactggagaaaaaccttaTGAATGTAAGGTATGTCGAAAAGCCTTCAGTCAGTTTGCCTACCTTGCTCAACACCAGAGAgttcatacaggagagaaaccctacgaatgtatcgaatgtgggaaagcttttagCAACAGATCATCCATTGCTCAACACCAGAGAgttcatacaggagagaaaccctatgaatgtaacgTCTGTGGGAAAGCATTTAGCCTTCGTGCATACCTTACAGTACATCAGAGAATacatactggagagagaccctatgaatgtaaggaatgtgggaaggccttcagCCAGAATTCACACCTTGCtcaacatcagagaattcatactggagaaaagccTTATAAGTGTCAGGAATGTAGAAAAGCATTCAGCCAGATTGCCTACCTTGCTCAGCATCAAagagttcatactggagagaaaccctatgaatgtatcGAATGTGGGAAGGCTTTTAGCAATGACTCGTCCCTTACTCAACATCAGCgagttcatactggagagaaaccttacgaATGTACTGTTTGTGGAAAGGCTTTTAGTTACTGTGGATCCCTTGCccaacatcagagaattcatactggagagagaccctatgaatgtaaggaatgcaAAAAAACCTTCAGGCAGCATGCACACCTTGCTCATCACCAGAGAATTCACATTGGGGAGTCACTGTCACCACCCAACCCAGTCAATCACCAAGTCCTATAG